Proteins from one Mycolicibacter virginiensis genomic window:
- a CDS encoding galactan 5-O-arabinofuranosyltransferase has protein sequence MRNALTNSLQTVGQMMLAAAVAVVVAVVALVAIARVQWPAYPSSNQLHALTTVGQVCCLAGLAAAGLLWRRGRQALAWLAAVVFVSAFSVVTLAMPLGATKLYLFGISVDQQFRTEYLTRLTDSPALADMTYLGLPPFYPPGWFWLGGRAAAWTGLPAWEMYKPWAITSIAVAVAVALVLWNKMLRFEYALLATLAGAAVTLAYSSPEPYAAMITVLLPPVLILAWSGLRASGRGWAAIVGAGVFLGFAATFYTLLVAYTAFTVALMALLLAASRVVKRSGAKAALSPLGRLAVIGVIAAAIASITWTPYLRQALYHPAGESRSAFHYLPGDGAELSFPMLQFTLLGALCLLGTLWLVARATKSTRAGALAIGVVGVYLWSLLSMLSTLALTTLLSFRLQSTLTVLLATAGVFGFIEGAQALGRAAQGWHTIVYPVATAVGLAGAIAFSQDIPEVLRPDITVAYTDTDGHGDRGDRRAPGAAKYYEAIDAAITATTGKPRNETVVLTADYSFLSYYPYWGFQGLTPHYANPLAQFSARAAAIEAWSKLDTPEQFTHALDDLAWPAPTVFLMRAGAGDSYSLRLAKDVYPNHPNVRRYTVELDAALFAGPQFHVQKIGPFVLAIRT, from the coding sequence ATGCGTAACGCGCTGACCAATTCACTCCAGACCGTCGGCCAGATGATGCTGGCCGCCGCGGTGGCCGTCGTCGTCGCGGTGGTCGCCCTGGTGGCGATCGCCCGGGTGCAGTGGCCCGCATATCCCTCGTCGAACCAGCTGCATGCGCTGACCACCGTCGGACAGGTCTGTTGCCTGGCCGGGTTGGCCGCGGCCGGCCTGCTGTGGCGACGCGGCCGGCAGGCACTGGCCTGGCTGGCCGCGGTGGTGTTCGTCAGCGCGTTCTCGGTGGTGACCCTGGCGATGCCGCTGGGCGCTACCAAGCTCTACCTGTTCGGTATCTCGGTGGACCAGCAGTTCCGCACCGAATACCTGACCCGGCTGACCGACAGCCCCGCGTTGGCCGACATGACCTATCTCGGACTGCCGCCGTTCTACCCGCCGGGCTGGTTCTGGCTCGGCGGGCGGGCTGCGGCCTGGACCGGGCTGCCGGCCTGGGAGATGTACAAGCCGTGGGCGATCACCTCGATCGCGGTGGCCGTCGCGGTCGCGCTGGTGCTGTGGAACAAGATGCTCCGCTTCGAGTACGCGCTGCTGGCCACGCTCGCCGGGGCGGCGGTGACGCTGGCCTACAGCTCCCCGGAGCCCTACGCGGCGATGATCACCGTGCTGCTGCCCCCGGTGCTGATCCTGGCCTGGTCGGGCCTGCGGGCATCCGGCCGCGGCTGGGCCGCCATCGTCGGCGCCGGCGTCTTCCTGGGCTTTGCCGCTACCTTCTATACGCTGCTGGTGGCCTACACCGCGTTCACCGTGGCCCTGATGGCGCTGCTGTTGGCGGCGTCGCGTGTGGTCAAACGCTCCGGCGCCAAAGCCGCGTTGAGCCCGCTGGGCCGGCTGGCGGTGATCGGCGTGATCGCCGCGGCAATCGCCTCGATCACCTGGACGCCCTACCTGCGCCAGGCGCTGTACCACCCGGCCGGCGAGTCTCGCAGCGCCTTCCACTACCTGCCCGGCGACGGCGCCGAGCTGAGCTTCCCGATGCTGCAGTTCACGCTGCTCGGAGCGCTGTGCCTGCTGGGCACGCTGTGGCTGGTGGCACGGGCCACCAAGTCAACCCGGGCGGGGGCGCTGGCTATCGGCGTCGTCGGCGTCTACCTGTGGTCGCTGCTGTCGATGCTGTCCACCCTGGCTCTCACCACGCTGCTGAGCTTCCGACTCCAGTCGACGCTGACGGTGCTGCTGGCCACGGCCGGAGTATTCGGCTTCATCGAGGGCGCCCAGGCGCTCGGCCGGGCCGCGCAGGGCTGGCACACCATCGTCTATCCGGTCGCGACCGCGGTGGGGCTGGCCGGGGCGATCGCGTTCAGCCAGGACATTCCCGAGGTGCTGCGGCCCGACATCACCGTCGCGTACACCGACACCGACGGCCACGGCGACCGCGGCGACAGGCGGGCACCGGGCGCCGCGAAGTACTACGAGGCCATTGACGCCGCCATCACCGCCACCACCGGCAAGCCGCGCAACGAGACCGTGGTGCTCACCGCCGATTACAGCTTCTTGTCCTACTACCCCTATTGGGGCTTCCAAGGGCTGACGCCGCACTACGCCAACCCGCTTGCGCAGTTCTCCGCGCGCGCCGCCGCGATCGAGGCCTGGTCCAAGCTCGACACACCCGAGCAGTTCACCCACGCGCTCGACGACTTGGCGTGGCCGGCACCGACGGTGTTTCTGATGCGGGCCGGCGCCGGCGACAGCTACAGCTTGCGGCTGGCCAAGGACGTCTACCCCAACCATCCCAACGTGCGGCGCTACACCGTGGAGCTCGATGCGGCCCTGTTCGCCGGGCCGCAGTTCCACGTGCAGAAGATCGGCCCGTTCGTGCTTGCCATCCGCACCTGA
- a CDS encoding decaprenylphospho-beta-D-erythro-pentofuranosid-2-ulose 2-reductase codes for MVFDATGNPQSILLLGGTSEIGLAICARYLRNASAGVVLACLPGDPGRDGAVAAMEAAGAKSVRIVDFDALDTASHPAMIDSAFSGGDIDVAIVAFGMDADAEELWHNQAKAVQVAGINYTAAVSVGVLLAGKMGAQGFGQIIAMSSVAGERVRRTNFVYGSTKAGLDGFYLGLGEALREDGVRVLVIRPGQVRTRFSAHVKEAPLTVDKEDVAELAVAAAAKGKEIVWAPGAFRYVMMVLRHVPRAIFRRLPI; via the coding sequence ATGGTGTTCGACGCGACCGGCAATCCCCAGTCGATTCTGCTGCTGGGCGGCACGTCCGAGATCGGTTTGGCGATCTGCGCGCGCTACCTGCGCAACGCCTCAGCCGGCGTCGTGCTGGCCTGCCTGCCCGGTGACCCCGGCCGCGACGGCGCCGTGGCCGCGATGGAGGCGGCCGGTGCCAAGTCGGTGCGGATCGTCGACTTCGACGCTCTGGACACCGCAAGCCACCCGGCGATGATCGACTCGGCGTTTTCGGGCGGCGATATAGATGTGGCGATCGTGGCGTTCGGCATGGACGCCGACGCCGAGGAACTCTGGCACAACCAGGCCAAGGCCGTGCAGGTCGCCGGGATCAACTACACCGCAGCGGTTTCGGTGGGCGTGTTGCTCGCCGGCAAGATGGGCGCCCAAGGCTTCGGGCAGATCATCGCAATGAGCTCGGTGGCCGGTGAGCGGGTGCGCCGCACCAACTTCGTCTACGGCTCCACCAAGGCCGGGCTCGACGGCTTCTACCTCGGCCTGGGCGAGGCGCTTCGCGAAGACGGGGTGCGGGTGCTGGTGATCCGGCCCGGCCAGGTTCGCACCCGATTCTCCGCGCACGTCAAAGAGGCGCCGCTGACCGTCGACAAAGAGGACGTTGCCGAACTGGCGGTGGCCGCAGCCGCCAAGGGCAAGGAGATCGTCTGGGCGCCAGGGGCGTTCCGCTACGTGATGATGGTGCTGCGGCACGTCCCGCGAGCGATCTTCCGCCGGTTGCCGATCTAG
- a CDS encoding fatty acyl-AMP ligase, with amino-acid sequence MSTTEPSAFTLVDLLTQQADRLGDKLAFLFCPEGEDEHDRLTYRELDRRARAVAAGLQQHGAAGQRVLIFCRPGLDSIVAFFGCLYARAVAIPVDAQWTSARIEAIVPDARAEIALATTKTQDGIRAAADRAAEAAGLPPLQWFATDELSGDESAADRWALPPVVAATIAAIQYTSGTTKAPKGVVLTHGNFMHNLQTVRQTWNPAPDNPVFHAPVGSVTWLPQYHDLGLIGGVLMTLYVGTTTVVMSPGAFLMRPMRWLEAMSRHGAVISGAPNFAYDWCVKRSTPQERAALDLSNWQVALNGGEPVNPASLQAFSEAFAPARFAPETFLPVYGLAEATLGVSGGSDAGALGLPVVVHVDRGALGEDRVVEAAADDPIAAAVVGCGRPRGGQRVIIVDPETRIECDADGVGEIWVSGPSVGQGYWRRGAETEQTFAAYLADTGQAFQGPFLRTGDRGFLRDGELFVTGRCKDLIVLGDVVHYPNDIERTVQNSNAMLVAGRGAVFAITGERGDPFACERLVVVQELQRHRAPDTDTDGVLAAIRDAVRRHHRTEVHDVLLVKPMSIPTTSSGKIQRAACREKFSAGELVAVAQWNAPPPPAAEPGMAAKQQMALGLARFVGRLARQRRESD; translated from the coding sequence ATGTCAACGACAGAGCCCAGCGCATTTACGTTGGTGGACCTGCTCACGCAGCAGGCCGACCGCCTCGGCGACAAACTCGCCTTCCTCTTCTGCCCGGAGGGCGAGGACGAACACGACCGGCTGACCTATCGCGAGCTGGATCGTCGGGCCCGGGCAGTCGCCGCCGGTCTGCAGCAGCACGGCGCGGCGGGCCAGCGGGTGTTGATCTTCTGCCGCCCGGGCCTGGACAGCATCGTGGCCTTCTTCGGTTGCCTGTATGCCCGCGCCGTCGCGATTCCGGTGGACGCGCAATGGACCTCGGCGCGGATCGAGGCAATCGTGCCCGACGCGCGCGCCGAGATCGCTCTGGCCACCACGAAAACCCAAGACGGGATCCGGGCCGCGGCGGACCGTGCAGCCGAGGCGGCGGGATTGCCGCCGCTGCAGTGGTTCGCCACCGACGAATTGAGCGGCGATGAATCCGCCGCCGATCGCTGGGCGCTGCCGCCGGTGGTCGCGGCAACCATCGCCGCAATCCAGTACACCTCCGGAACCACCAAGGCACCCAAGGGCGTGGTGCTGACCCACGGCAACTTCATGCACAACCTTCAGACCGTTCGCCAGACCTGGAACCCCGCGCCGGACAACCCGGTGTTCCATGCACCGGTGGGTTCGGTGACCTGGCTGCCGCAGTATCACGACCTGGGCCTCATCGGCGGGGTCCTGATGACGCTGTATGTCGGGACGACCACGGTGGTGATGTCGCCGGGTGCTTTCCTGATGCGCCCCATGCGCTGGCTGGAAGCGATGTCGCGGCACGGTGCGGTCATCTCCGGAGCGCCCAATTTCGCCTACGACTGGTGCGTCAAACGCAGCACACCGCAGGAGCGCGCAGCGCTTGATCTGTCCAACTGGCAGGTCGCCCTCAACGGTGGTGAACCGGTGAATCCCGCGTCGCTGCAGGCATTCTCCGAGGCGTTCGCACCGGCCAGGTTCGCCCCCGAGACGTTTTTGCCGGTGTACGGCCTGGCGGAGGCGACCCTGGGCGTGTCCGGTGGATCGGATGCTGGAGCGCTGGGGCTGCCGGTGGTCGTGCACGTCGATCGCGGGGCACTCGGTGAAGACCGGGTCGTCGAGGCCGCGGCCGATGATCCGATCGCCGCCGCGGTGGTCGGATGCGGTCGGCCGCGGGGCGGCCAGCGAGTCATCATCGTCGACCCGGAGACCCGAATCGAGTGCGACGCTGACGGTGTCGGAGAGATCTGGGTCTCCGGCCCCAGCGTGGGGCAAGGATATTGGCGGCGCGGCGCGGAGACCGAGCAGACCTTCGCGGCGTACCTGGCCGACACCGGCCAAGCATTCCAAGGCCCTTTCCTGCGCACCGGGGACCGCGGATTTCTGCGCGACGGTGAACTGTTCGTCACCGGGCGCTGCAAAGACCTGATCGTTCTGGGCGACGTCGTTCACTACCCCAACGACATCGAGCGCACCGTGCAGAACAGCAACGCGATGTTGGTGGCCGGGCGCGGCGCGGTGTTCGCGATAACCGGCGAGCGCGGGGATCCGTTCGCCTGCGAACGACTCGTGGTGGTTCAAGAGCTGCAGCGACACCGGGCTCCCGACACCGATACCGACGGTGTGCTGGCCGCGATCCGCGACGCGGTCCGGCGCCACCACCGGACCGAGGTGCACGACGTACTCCTGGTCAAACCGATGAGCATTCCCACCACGTCGAGCGGCAAGATCCAGCGGGCCGCGTGTCGGGAGAAGTTCAGTGCGGGCGAGCTGGTGGCCGTTGCCCAGTGGAACGCACCGCCGCCCCCGGCCGCCGAACCGGGAATGGCCGCCAAGCAGCAGATGGCGCTCGGCCTGGCCCGGTTCGTCGGCCGGCTGGCACGCCAACGACGCGAATCGGACTAA
- a CDS encoding FAD-binding oxidoreductase encodes MLSTDLQTTPRRLTGWGRTAPSVAQVLSTPDVEVIAKAVARSADAGSRGVIARGLGRSYGDNAQNGGGLVIDMTALNRIHSISSDRGLVDVDGGVSLDQLMKAALPFGLWVPVLPGTRQVTIGGAIACDIHGKNHHSEGSFGNHVVSMELLTADGSVRHLTPDGPEAALFWATVGGNGLTGIILRATIAMTPTETAYFINDGDNTTTLDETIAFHSDGSEANYTYSSAWFDAISPPPKLGRATITRGRLALRDELPKKLARNPLKFDAPQLMTVPDVFPNGLMNKLSLSAIGELYYRRGGHYRGKVQNLTQFYHPLDLLGEWNRGYGPAGFAQYQFLVPTEAVEEFKSIIIDIQASGHYSALNVFKLFGPGNEAPLSFPMPGWNVCLDFPMKPGVNELLNELDRRVMEFGGRLYTAKDSRTTAENFHAMYPRIDEWIAVRRKVDPDGIFASDMARRLELL; translated from the coding sequence ATGTTGAGCACCGACTTGCAGACCACACCGCGCCGCCTCACCGGCTGGGGCCGCACCGCGCCAAGCGTGGCGCAGGTGTTGTCGACCCCGGATGTCGAAGTCATCGCCAAGGCGGTGGCTCGCTCGGCCGATGCCGGAAGCCGGGGCGTGATCGCCCGGGGCCTGGGCCGTTCTTATGGCGACAACGCCCAGAACGGCGGCGGCCTGGTGATCGACATGACCGCGCTGAACCGGATCCATTCGATCTCCTCGGACCGCGGCCTTGTCGACGTCGATGGCGGGGTGAGCCTGGATCAGTTGATGAAGGCGGCATTGCCCTTCGGGCTGTGGGTGCCGGTGCTGCCGGGGACTCGCCAGGTCACCATCGGTGGAGCGATCGCCTGCGACATCCACGGCAAGAACCACCACAGTGAGGGCAGCTTCGGCAACCACGTGGTGTCGATGGAGTTGCTGACCGCCGATGGTTCCGTGCGGCACCTGACCCCGGACGGCCCCGAGGCAGCGTTGTTCTGGGCCACGGTCGGCGGCAACGGTCTGACCGGGATCATCCTGCGCGCCACGATTGCCATGACGCCGACCGAGACGGCGTACTTCATCAACGACGGCGACAACACCACCACTCTTGATGAGACCATCGCCTTCCACAGCGACGGCAGCGAAGCCAACTACACCTATTCTTCTGCATGGTTCGACGCGATCAGCCCGCCGCCGAAACTGGGCCGCGCCACCATCACCCGTGGGCGCTTGGCCCTGCGCGACGAGCTGCCCAAGAAGCTGGCCCGTAATCCGCTGAAGTTCGACGCACCGCAGTTGATGACCGTGCCCGACGTCTTCCCCAACGGGTTGATGAACAAGTTGAGCCTGAGCGCCATCGGTGAGCTGTATTACCGCCGCGGAGGCCACTATCGCGGCAAGGTGCAGAACCTGACGCAGTTCTATCACCCGCTGGATCTGCTCGGTGAGTGGAACCGCGGCTACGGCCCGGCCGGCTTCGCCCAGTACCAGTTCCTGGTGCCCACTGAGGCCGTCGAGGAATTCAAGAGCATCATCATCGACATCCAGGCCAGCGGGCACTACTCGGCGCTCAACGTGTTCAAGCTGTTCGGACCGGGGAATGAGGCGCCGCTGAGCTTCCCGATGCCCGGCTGGAACGTGTGCCTGGACTTCCCGATGAAGCCCGGCGTCAACGAGCTGCTCAACGAGCTCGACCGTCGCGTGATGGAGTTCGGCGGCCGGCTCTACACCGCCAAGGATTCCCGCACCACCGCGGAGAATTTCCACGCCATGTACCCGCGGATCGACGAATGGATCGCGGTGCGCCGCAAGGTGGATCCCGACGGGATCTTCGCCTCCGATATGGCCCGACGTTTGGAGCTGCTCTAG